A window of the Streptomyces sp. NBC_00250 genome harbors these coding sequences:
- a CDS encoding glycosyltransferase, with protein sequence MPTALFAWRRTPPPFLIGGAEVTQQLLAEELAAAGWHVTYLGSHEAPWNGEDQLSAMRTHLTTQRVPYEESGESLRYRWQGLDCFSLPQERLEPELSWLLGWLRPDVVFTSQEGSAELAALARPHTLVAGLLHSVSANGLGVLAGRPHYGLAVSEFVRTCARHTADTRVAVMYPPFLRPGPAVDVARTAAVLMVNPIPAKGAGLLHQLIRLMPEQLFTLVEGWWDTAADFAAYPNVTYMPRVYDMTPVYRSHRLLLVPSTVEDAFPRVIVEAALHGVPSIGTDRGGIPEAIGDTGIVLPVTAGPEVWARAIRALNHETLGRRARRRAVRFTRPCLPELRELGI encoded by the coding sequence GTGCCCACAGCTCTCTTCGCCTGGCGCCGCACCCCGCCCCCGTTCCTCATCGGCGGCGCCGAGGTCACCCAGCAGCTCCTCGCCGAAGAGCTCGCCGCCGCCGGCTGGCACGTCACCTACCTCGGCTCGCACGAGGCACCTTGGAACGGAGAGGACCAGCTCTCCGCGATGCGCACCCACCTGACCACCCAGCGCGTTCCGTACGAGGAGAGCGGTGAATCCCTGCGCTACCGCTGGCAGGGGCTGGACTGCTTCTCCCTTCCGCAGGAGCGGCTGGAGCCGGAACTGAGCTGGCTGCTGGGGTGGTTACGCCCCGACGTCGTCTTCACGTCCCAGGAGGGCTCGGCCGAGCTGGCCGCACTGGCCCGGCCGCACACGCTGGTGGCCGGCCTGCTGCACTCCGTCTCCGCCAACGGCCTGGGCGTGCTCGCCGGCCGCCCCCACTACGGGCTGGCAGTGTCGGAGTTCGTCCGGACCTGCGCGCGTCACACGGCCGACACCCGTGTCGCCGTGATGTACCCGCCGTTCCTACGGCCCGGACCGGCCGTGGACGTAGCCCGCACAGCGGCCGTCCTCATGGTCAACCCAATTCCGGCCAAGGGCGCCGGTCTCCTGCATCAGCTCATTCGCCTCATGCCGGAACAGCTCTTCACCCTCGTCGAGGGCTGGTGGGACACCGCCGCCGACTTCGCCGCGTACCCGAACGTCACCTACATGCCCCGCGTGTACGACATGACGCCCGTGTACCGCAGCCATCGACTGCTGCTGGTGCCCTCCACCGTGGAAGACGCCTTCCCGCGCGTGATCGTCGAGGCAGCCCTCCACGGCGTACCGAGCATCGGCACCGACCGGGGCGGCATCCCTGAAGCCATCGGCGACACCGGGATCGTCCTGCCCGTCACCGCCGGCCCCGAGGTATGGGCTCGGGCAATCCGCGCCCTCAACCACGAAACTCTGGGTCGGCGAGCCAGGCGCCGGGCGGTGCGGTTCACCCGGCCATGCCTGCCCGAGCTTCGGGAACTGGGGATCTAG
- a CDS encoding PPOX class F420-dependent oxidoreductase, protein MRTETVAIDADSLAFWAERHLCTLTTLRTDGRPHVVPVGVTLDAELGVARVITRKSSKKVANVLSSPTGEARVAVCQVDGGRWATLEGVAEIRIHPDVVGDAVTRYADRYGRTPTFDPERVVIEIRIDRAMGQAKLPQTPAGARTAG, encoded by the coding sequence ATGCGTACCGAGACCGTGGCGATAGACGCCGATTCCCTGGCGTTCTGGGCCGAGCGCCACCTCTGCACACTGACCACTCTCCGCACCGACGGGCGACCGCACGTGGTTCCCGTCGGAGTGACCTTGGATGCCGAGCTTGGGGTGGCGCGGGTTATCACCCGCAAATCAAGCAAGAAGGTCGCGAACGTGCTCTCCTCACCCACCGGCGAAGCTCGGGTGGCCGTGTGTCAAGTCGATGGGGGTCGCTGGGCGACGCTGGAGGGGGTTGCCGAGATCCGCATCCACCCGGACGTCGTGGGCGATGCCGTTACGCGCTACGCGGACCGATATGGACGCACTCCGACCTTCGATCCCGAACGTGTCGTGATCGAGATCAGAATCGATCGGGCCATGGGACAGGCCAAGCTGCCCCAAACCCCGGCTGGGGCACGTACCGCGGGCTAA
- a CDS encoding IS701 family transposase: protein MFDQLTGRIAGRFARVEPRRHATALVLGLLADLPRKNCWTLAEHAGDSTPDGMQHLLHRAKWDADAVRDDLRAYVVEHLADDEAVLVVDETGDLKKGTATVGVQRQYTGTAGRIENSQVAVYLVYSAACGHAAIDRALYVPRSWTDDLDRCRTAGIPEDLTFTTKPVLAARMITRALDAGTPARWVAGDEVYGDNPHLRAALEDRRTGYVLAVSSTHQVTTVAGKFPAKAIVAKIPKRAWQRRSAGAGAKGERYYGWAQADIHGPADRPGHWWLLVRRNRRSGELAFYRCFSPHSVPLSDLVRVAGRRWTVEETFQAGKGLAGLDEHQVCRWTSWHRWVTLAMLAHAFLAVTAAAERRDHPAPDDLIPLTCNEIQRLFTTLTSRAHDLAHRLRWSHWRRRHQARARDCHYRRQAAAQP from the coding sequence ATGTTCGACCAGCTGACGGGCCGTATCGCGGGACGGTTCGCGCGGGTCGAACCACGCCGCCACGCAACGGCGTTGGTGCTGGGCCTGCTGGCGGACCTGCCAAGGAAGAACTGCTGGACGCTGGCCGAGCACGCGGGCGACTCCACCCCGGACGGCATGCAGCACCTGCTGCACCGCGCGAAGTGGGACGCCGACGCGGTCCGCGACGACCTACGCGCCTACGTGGTCGAGCACCTGGCCGATGACGAAGCCGTGCTGGTGGTCGACGAGACCGGCGACCTGAAGAAGGGCACCGCCACGGTCGGCGTCCAGCGCCAGTACACCGGCACGGCGGGCCGGATCGAGAACTCCCAGGTCGCCGTCTACCTCGTCTACTCCGCCGCCTGCGGGCATGCCGCGATCGACCGGGCCCTGTACGTCCCGCGCTCGTGGACCGACGACCTCGACCGCTGCCGGACCGCCGGCATCCCCGAAGACCTCACCTTCACGACCAAGCCGGTACTGGCGGCTCGGATGATCACCCGGGCCCTGGATGCGGGAACGCCCGCCCGCTGGGTCGCCGGCGACGAGGTCTACGGCGACAACCCGCACCTGCGGGCCGCGCTGGAAGACCGCCGGACCGGCTACGTCCTGGCAGTCTCCAGCACCCACCAAGTCACCACGGTGGCAGGGAAGTTCCCGGCCAAGGCCATCGTGGCGAAGATCCCGAAACGGGCCTGGCAGCGGCGCTCGGCCGGAGCGGGCGCCAAGGGCGAGCGGTACTACGGCTGGGCCCAGGCCGACATCCACGGCCCCGCCGACCGGCCCGGGCACTGGTGGCTGCTGGTCCGCCGCAACCGGAGAAGCGGCGAACTCGCCTTCTATCGCTGTTTCTCACCCCACTCCGTCCCATTGTCCGACCTGGTGCGGGTGGCCGGACGGCGCTGGACGGTGGAGGAGACCTTCCAGGCTGGCAAGGGCCTGGCGGGGCTGGACGAGCACCAGGTCTGCCGCTGGACCTCCTGGCACCGCTGGGTCACCCTCGCGATGCTCGCCCACGCCTTCCTCGCCGTCACCGCAGCCGCCGAACGCCGCGACCACCCCGCCCCCGACGACCTGATCCCCTTGACCTGCAACGAGATCCAACGTCTGTTCACCACCCTGACCAGCCGGGCCCACGACCTCGCGCACCGACTCCGCTGGTCACACTGGCGACGCCGACACCAGGCCCGCGCCCGCGACTGCCACTACCGACGGCAAGCAGCCGCCCAGCCATGA
- a CDS encoding phosphotransferase, producing the protein MTDAHVESRLRVSTDDLAELIKDFGLGEVTEWRHLAEGLMNVNWRLDTLAGAFALKRVTDVPLDRLRRNLAVLPTLAEAGVPVVAPLETPSGSVVVEVGGSGYCLFPWAPGAHVRGVGLPRAQVRRLGAELAKLHLALGAAAGTEVLPAVPDTVTAEVVTLEEAAEKADRLASAARNRGAGESFDMVALDALATRRVLLTKYAPLRPEGNVPAGPHGWTHGDFQYRNLLWSGGELAAVLDWDRLGVRPYAEEVVRTAQVQFGVEGVFDLERVVAFVSGYRSVVPLEPAELLDAARRLWWKRMTDFWQLEFHYDRQDHSCDELFIADEALLHWWTERLDEVERAFVGAS; encoded by the coding sequence GTGACCGACGCACATGTGGAGAGCAGGCTCCGGGTCTCCACCGACGATCTTGCCGAACTGATCAAGGACTTCGGCCTCGGTGAGGTCACGGAGTGGCGCCATCTGGCCGAGGGCCTGATGAACGTGAACTGGCGGCTGGACACCCTCGCGGGAGCCTTCGCGCTCAAGCGGGTCACGGACGTGCCGCTCGACCGGTTGCGACGCAACCTTGCTGTACTGCCCACCCTTGCTGAGGCCGGCGTTCCCGTGGTTGCCCCTTTGGAGACCCCCTCGGGCAGCGTCGTCGTCGAGGTGGGCGGAAGCGGGTACTGCTTGTTCCCCTGGGCTCCGGGAGCGCACGTTCGTGGCGTGGGCCTCCCCCGTGCTCAGGTGAGGCGGCTTGGCGCAGAGCTGGCCAAGCTCCACCTGGCGCTCGGGGCCGCCGCCGGCACGGAAGTCCTGCCCGCTGTCCCAGACACCGTGACCGCCGAGGTCGTCACGCTCGAAGAGGCTGCAGAGAAGGCCGACCGACTCGCTTCCGCTGCGCGGAACCGCGGTGCGGGCGAATCCTTCGACATGGTCGCGCTCGATGCCCTCGCGACGCGTCGGGTGCTGCTCACCAAGTACGCGCCTCTGCGCCCCGAGGGTAACGTCCCTGCGGGGCCGCACGGCTGGACGCATGGCGATTTCCAGTACCGGAACCTCCTGTGGTCCGGTGGCGAGCTGGCCGCGGTGCTCGACTGGGACCGGCTGGGCGTCCGCCCGTACGCGGAGGAAGTCGTCCGTACGGCGCAGGTGCAGTTCGGGGTGGAGGGCGTCTTCGACCTGGAGCGGGTGGTGGCCTTCGTAAGCGGCTATCGGTCGGTGGTCCCGCTGGAGCCGGCCGAGCTGCTCGATGCCGCCCGCCGGCTGTGGTGGAAGCGGATGACGGACTTCTGGCAGCTCGAATTCCACTACGACCGGCAGGACCACTCCTGCGACGAGTTGTTCATCGCCGACGAGGCGCTCCTTCACTGGTGGACGGAGCGGCTCGACGAGGTGGAGCGCGCGTTCGTCGGGGCTTCCTAG
- a CDS encoding DNA-binding protein, with protein sequence MSEFGQAGSGGDDEDTVVVPARIHGRILFVPVPRRVVLASGLAGLAATAVPATTATAATELADLGSPFEHFAQLRRVMIQADNLIGPRHVLPALQQHLVSLAVRRRAARGADAVAFLALETRYEELAGWFAQDIGDERAARGHTAKALDASHIAGDSDLTAYILGRKAQLAVDTGHPSDALGLATAARRTARAGSRLEVIAILHEAHAHAVLGEGDEARRAYDSALTLLGSADTDGVWGSWLDTAYVNTARARSLAALGEYEQAAAGFDSAIAALPPSYRRDRGVYLARAARAHAGTGNMPLAARIGAQAVGIAAETGSARIIGQLDRLDRMLAPAAAEDGVAEFRAALDRIVLHPA encoded by the coding sequence GTGAGCGAGTTCGGGCAGGCAGGCTCTGGCGGAGACGACGAAGACACGGTCGTCGTCCCCGCCCGCATCCACGGAAGGATCCTCTTCGTGCCCGTGCCCCGCCGTGTTGTTCTCGCCTCCGGGCTCGCCGGCCTGGCTGCGACGGCCGTCCCGGCCACGACGGCAACGGCTGCCACCGAACTCGCCGACTTGGGATCCCCCTTCGAGCACTTCGCGCAGCTCCGCCGGGTGATGATCCAGGCAGACAACCTGATCGGCCCCCGGCACGTGCTGCCCGCGCTCCAGCAGCACCTCGTCTCCCTGGCCGTTAGGCGCCGAGCGGCCCGTGGCGCCGACGCCGTCGCATTCCTCGCCCTGGAGACGCGATACGAGGAACTGGCGGGCTGGTTCGCCCAGGACATAGGCGATGAGCGCGCCGCCCGCGGCCATACCGCGAAGGCACTCGACGCCTCCCACATCGCCGGAGACTCCGACCTCACCGCGTACATCCTCGGGCGCAAGGCACAGCTCGCGGTCGACACCGGACATCCCTCCGACGCCCTCGGCCTCGCCACCGCTGCCCGGCGCACCGCCCGGGCCGGAAGTCGTCTCGAAGTGATCGCCATCCTGCACGAGGCCCATGCCCACGCCGTGCTGGGTGAAGGCGACGAAGCCCGCAGGGCCTACGACTCCGCACTCACCCTCCTCGGTAGCGCGGACACCGACGGCGTTTGGGGCTCCTGGCTCGACACCGCCTATGTCAACACCGCCCGCGCACGCTCCCTCGCCGCACTCGGCGAATACGAGCAGGCCGCAGCCGGCTTCGACAGCGCCATCGCGGCGCTTCCCCCCTCCTATCGCCGGGATCGCGGTGTCTACCTCGCCCGCGCAGCACGTGCCCATGCGGGCACAGGCAATATGCCCCTGGCTGCCCGTATCGGCGCGCAGGCCGTGGGGATTGCCGCCGAGACCGGGTCCGCACGGATCATCGGCCAGCTCGACCGGCTCGACCGGATGCTCGCCCCCGCAGCTGCGGAGGACGGCGTCGCGGAGTTCCGCGCCGCGCTCGATCGCATCGTCCTGCATCCCGCCTGA
- a CDS encoding PIG-L deacetylase family protein, whose product MTKETPVQPQPLADLPVPDGHGIYTFPDDLHRAHQAHTKQLAARHRTHDHRVLEVTAPHTRVPYCIEARTPAGRPVLVIEPHHDDFALSASGTFLARPRPLTVATVFTRSRSVHPALEAMYADVGAVSELRDREGAAALAPFAARRLLLGHKDAEPPYRPYDPGLLDQVTEELRRIAAAHPGAELLAPAAVTRHPDHLLVHEAAVRVGCTWFWEDLAFWATYALAGCDQHLFRTRTGATMRPELVDITDVVLDKVTVLRMHGSQMYPARKMYRPIRHAFTTAADLVDGTGLYAERFYRTEESTC is encoded by the coding sequence ATGACGAAGGAGACCCCTGTGCAGCCCCAGCCTCTGGCCGACCTGCCGGTTCCCGACGGGCACGGCATCTACACCTTCCCCGACGACCTTCACCGCGCCCACCAGGCGCACACCAAGCAACTCGCCGCCCGCCACCGGACCCACGACCACCGCGTGCTGGAGGTGACCGCGCCCCACACCCGCGTCCCGTACTGCATCGAGGCCCGCACCCCCGCCGGCCGCCCAGTCCTTGTCATCGAACCCCACCACGACGACTTCGCCCTCTCCGCCTCCGGCACCTTCCTCGCGCGCCCCCGACCGCTGACCGTGGCCACCGTCTTCACCCGGTCCCGGAGCGTGCACCCTGCCCTGGAGGCCATGTACGCCGACGTCGGCGCCGTGTCCGAGCTGCGGGACCGAGAGGGCGCCGCCGCGCTCGCACCGTTCGCCGCCCGACGGCTCCTCCTCGGTCACAAGGATGCCGAGCCCCCGTACCGTCCCTACGACCCCGGACTGCTCGACCAGGTCACCGAGGAGCTCCGCCGGATCGCCGCGGCCCACCCCGGCGCCGAACTCCTCGCACCCGCCGCCGTCACTCGCCACCCCGACCACCTCCTCGTCCACGAGGCGGCCGTCCGCGTCGGCTGTACCTGGTTCTGGGAGGACCTCGCCTTCTGGGCCACGTACGCCCTCGCCGGCTGCGACCAGCACCTCTTCCGAACGCGTACGGGGGCGACGATGCGGCCCGAGCTGGTCGACATCACCGACGTCGTCCTGGACAAGGTCACCGTCCTGCGGATGCACGGCTCGCAGATGTACCCGGCCCGAAAGATGTACCGGCCGATCCGGCACGCCTTCACCACCGCGGCCGACCTCGTCGACGGGACCGGGCTCTACGCCGAACGCTTCTACCGGACGGAGGAGTCGACGTGCTGA
- a CDS encoding glycosyltransferase yields MSAPALSVVIPAFNEAAYLPRYLPSVLNSLARWEEITGHTGEVIVVDNASTDATADMAASFGVRVVTESVRNIGRVRNTGATAARSGRLFFTDADVALPLEAVSAAAAAMDAGAIGGAIPPLYTPERLGARLLCAYWDHYRTRRGGAQGVNQFCTTDAFHHVGGYRDDLFMSEDVEFFARLTAHGQGTGRPVAILDELRVRPSTRRYDQWSSLRMLWWQNPVTARLRLRSPRMWRHWYESTVR; encoded by the coding sequence ATGAGCGCCCCTGCCCTGTCGGTGGTGATCCCGGCCTTCAACGAGGCCGCCTACCTGCCCCGCTATCTGCCCTCCGTCCTCAACTCCCTCGCCCGCTGGGAGGAGATCACCGGCCACACAGGGGAGGTGATCGTCGTCGACAACGCCAGCACCGACGCCACCGCCGACATGGCCGCCTCCTTCGGCGTCCGCGTCGTCACCGAGTCCGTCCGCAACATCGGCCGGGTCCGCAACACCGGAGCGACTGCCGCCCGCAGCGGCCGGCTCTTCTTCACCGACGCGGACGTGGCCCTGCCCCTGGAAGCCGTCAGCGCCGCCGCGGCCGCCATGGACGCCGGTGCCATCGGTGGCGCCATCCCGCCGCTCTACACGCCCGAACGGCTCGGTGCCCGCCTGCTGTGTGCGTACTGGGATCATTACCGCACCCGGCGCGGCGGAGCCCAGGGTGTCAACCAGTTCTGCACCACCGACGCGTTCCACCACGTCGGCGGGTACCGGGACGACCTGTTCATGAGCGAGGACGTGGAGTTCTTCGCCCGCCTCACCGCCCACGGCCAGGGCACCGGTCGGCCCGTGGCGATCCTCGACGAGCTGCGCGTACGCCCATCCACCCGCCGGTACGACCAGTGGTCGAGCCTGCGGATGCTCTGGTGGCAGAACCCCGTGACCGCCCGCCTGCGCCTCCGGTCGCCCCGCATGTGGCGCCACTGGTACGAGAGCACCGTGCGATGA
- a CDS encoding class I SAM-dependent methyltransferase, whose product MISSERQEHAISTKLVSPSAVSAEPSKTNDYNSFAEAYAAANETNLVNAYYERPAMLALAGDVAGRRILDVGCGSGALFAALRDRGAVVSGFDTSAGMLELARRRLGDGADLQVADLGSPLPYADDTFDDVTASLVLHYLEDWGPALAELRRVLRPGGRLIASVDHPFAINLIHREAGREAEHNYFDTTKWTVEWTIGGHTALVSRWNRPLHAMIEAFIGAGFRITVISEPEPDPAAREMFPEAIAAKPRFLCFLFFVLQAD is encoded by the coding sequence ATGATCTCAAGTGAGCGCCAAGAGCACGCGATCTCCACCAAGCTGGTCTCGCCGTCCGCAGTGAGTGCGGAACCGTCGAAGACCAACGACTACAACAGCTTCGCCGAGGCGTACGCGGCCGCAAACGAAACCAACCTGGTCAATGCCTACTACGAGCGGCCCGCGATGCTGGCCCTCGCTGGAGACGTGGCCGGCCGACGGATTCTCGACGTCGGCTGCGGCTCGGGGGCCCTGTTTGCCGCGCTGCGCGACCGTGGCGCCGTTGTGAGTGGCTTCGACACGAGTGCCGGGATGCTGGAGCTGGCTCGGCGGCGGCTCGGCGACGGTGCGGACCTGCAGGTGGCGGACCTGGGCAGCCCGCTTCCTTACGCTGATGACACATTCGACGATGTAACGGCGTCCCTGGTGCTGCACTATCTGGAGGACTGGGGGCCGGCGCTGGCCGAGCTGCGACGCGTACTCAGGCCCGGCGGTCGGCTGATCGCATCTGTCGACCATCCCTTTGCCATCAACCTCATACACCGCGAGGCCGGTCGCGAGGCCGAGCACAACTACTTCGACACCACCAAATGGACCGTGGAGTGGACCATTGGCGGCCATACCGCCCTGGTGAGCAGGTGGAACAGGCCGCTGCACGCGATGATCGAGGCTTTCATCGGGGCCGGTTTCCGGATTACGGTCATCAGCGAGCCGGAGCCTGATCCCGCCGCCCGCGAGATGTTCCCCGAGGCCATCGCGGCCAAGCCGCGCTTCCTGTGCTTCCTGTTCTTCGTCCTGCAGGCCGACTAG
- a CDS encoding glycosyltransferase, with the protein MDRKVTDAEADRFLRHVSLYAGSSVLDVGCDIGGFSRQLLRWGHDVLGLDVSPAAVEIAQRRGTQERLRYGVHDFGASTRAPHPKGNVPMYAFGLCIDQQYLLPGLATLAGLADSLTPAARRNAAVRVLTLDLTPAQALLLSNLAKRVGFGSFDVRRCAPMRTSRMADASYITVTTYLRFEFTPGFVRRPYLIYVDADVLVRGDLTEPLDLLAPDETGAVRDEFNPAVGACPALPGAAERWPHLRGHPYFNAGVLWTHTSHMPAVRKGVQHALTHARRHILHNDQDALNLWLLHSGRVRPVAAGFNRFETSRFLERGNWVRRVVTRPLRPDPSAALVHFVGPEKPWQADCPATEDVAEYRRHLSRTLRHVRRLGAIGAEPAGAW; encoded by the coding sequence GTGGACCGCAAGGTGACCGACGCCGAGGCCGACCGCTTCCTCAGGCACGTCAGTCTCTATGCGGGGTCGTCCGTACTCGACGTCGGGTGCGACATCGGCGGCTTCAGCAGACAGCTCCTCCGCTGGGGCCACGACGTACTGGGGCTGGACGTCTCCCCGGCCGCGGTCGAGATCGCACAACGGCGAGGTACCCAAGAGCGGTTGCGGTACGGCGTTCACGACTTCGGCGCGAGTACCCGTGCACCACACCCGAAAGGCAACGTCCCCATGTACGCGTTCGGCCTCTGCATCGATCAGCAATACCTCCTCCCCGGCCTCGCCACCCTTGCCGGCCTGGCGGACAGCCTCACACCGGCTGCCCGTCGCAACGCGGCCGTGCGGGTGCTCACCCTCGACCTCACCCCGGCACAAGCCCTCCTTCTCTCCAACCTCGCCAAGCGGGTCGGATTCGGTTCCTTCGACGTCCGCCGCTGCGCCCCGATGCGCACCTCCCGCATGGCGGACGCTTCGTACATCACCGTGACTACCTACTTGCGGTTCGAGTTCACGCCGGGCTTCGTCCGCAGGCCCTACCTGATCTACGTGGACGCGGACGTGCTCGTGCGCGGAGATCTCACCGAGCCGCTCGACCTCCTGGCGCCGGACGAGACCGGCGCGGTCAGGGACGAGTTCAACCCGGCAGTCGGGGCGTGCCCGGCCCTGCCGGGTGCCGCCGAGCGCTGGCCCCATCTGCGCGGCCACCCCTACTTCAACGCGGGCGTCCTCTGGACACACACCAGCCACATGCCCGCAGTCCGCAAGGGCGTCCAGCACGCGCTGACCCACGCCCGTCGCCACATCCTCCACAACGACCAGGACGCACTGAACCTGTGGCTCCTGCACTCCGGCCGAGTGCGACCGGTCGCCGCCGGATTCAACCGGTTCGAGACTTCCCGTTTCCTTGAGCGGGGGAACTGGGTGCGCAGGGTCGTCACACGACCTCTCAGGCCGGACCCGAGCGCGGCCCTCGTGCACTTCGTCGGTCCTGAGAAGCCGTGGCAGGCCGACTGCCCTGCCACCGAGGACGTGGCCGAGTACCGGCGGCACCTGTCGCGCACCCTGCGTCACGTCCGCCGGCTGGGCGCGATCGGTGCGGAACCGGCGGGTGCATGGTGA
- a CDS encoding aminoglycoside phosphotransferase family protein: MVNRDVPAAVARAASGLVGVPVRAAHRLSARSRTVVHRALLTDGRSVVIKLYEATARRNAITEAAAIRAAATHVPVPAVLAYGHVPGHEVTALVTADLGPLTLGSAVHSGRVSDERALRDLGGLLGRLHRAPVQMWAPRRPLHEQVTSLGRRCPPSTLDRIAPALAAIADAPAAAPVWCHGDLHGDNVVIAGPRAVRHLVDFTDAAAGPRESDVAQTLVMIGDLASVRARQLTDAYPLALDHHQLAAWFVFHTVRCWAHSAPRDDRTRWAGRLDELSRRTPHLFRLPRPERTYR, from the coding sequence ATGGTGAACAGGGACGTACCTGCGGCCGTCGCGCGGGCCGCCTCCGGTCTCGTCGGGGTTCCCGTCCGCGCCGCACACCGCCTGTCCGCACGATCGAGGACGGTCGTGCACCGGGCGCTGCTGACCGACGGCCGGAGCGTGGTGATCAAGCTGTACGAAGCCACCGCCCGCCGCAACGCGATCACCGAGGCCGCGGCGATCCGGGCCGCAGCCACCCATGTCCCCGTACCAGCCGTCCTCGCCTACGGACATGTACCCGGTCACGAGGTGACCGCTCTCGTCACCGCCGACCTCGGCCCGCTCACCCTCGGCAGCGCTGTGCACTCCGGCCGGGTGAGCGACGAGCGAGCTCTGAGAGACCTAGGCGGCCTGCTCGGCCGCCTGCACCGGGCGCCCGTCCAGATGTGGGCCCCGCGCCGGCCGCTCCACGAGCAGGTCACCTCGCTCGGCCGTCGCTGCCCGCCCAGCACCCTGGACCGCATCGCGCCCGCCTTGGCCGCCATCGCCGACGCCCCTGCAGCGGCCCCGGTGTGGTGCCACGGCGACCTGCACGGCGACAACGTCGTGATCGCCGGCCCCCGAGCTGTCCGTCACCTCGTCGACTTCACCGATGCCGCAGCCGGACCCCGTGAATCCGACGTGGCCCAGACCCTGGTCATGATCGGCGACCTCGCCTCCGTCCGGGCCCGCCAGCTCACCGACGCCTACCCGCTCGCCCTGGACCATCACCAGCTGGCGGCCTGGTTCGTCTTCCACACGGTGCGCTGCTGGGCGCACTCGGCACCTAGGGACGATCGCACACGGTGGGCCGGCCGCCTGGACGAGCTGAGCCGGCGGACCCCTCATCTCTTCCGCTTACCCCGCCCGGAAAGGACGTACCGATGA